From Nocardia sp. XZ_19_385, the proteins below share one genomic window:
- the yhjD gene encoding inner membrane protein YhjD: protein MQIDKIKAGIERQIQARPWLDHLVRAGGRYNRQRGDYYAAGITYFTVLSLFPLLMVAFAIAGFVLHSHPESLGEIQQKVIENIPGEFGDQVNDLIEQAVDSRGTVGILGLLGAFYAGLGWMANLRAALTEQWEQKTEQANWFLAKLSDLGALVGLALAFGVSLGLSALSSSNLGKSLLSKLGLADLPGARLALSLVSLVLALLATWAVFAWIIARLPREPISLASAAKAGLMAAVAFEIFKFVASLYLRTVLRSPAGATFGSIIGLMVFSYVTYRIILFATAWAAEASENTPTTDESTPTPAPAIIRPRVITPTLPKGTGLALFSAGALTTAVLSALSRRRR from the coding sequence GTGCAGATCGACAAGATCAAAGCTGGAATCGAACGGCAGATCCAGGCCCGCCCGTGGCTGGACCACCTGGTCCGCGCGGGCGGGCGGTACAACCGGCAGCGCGGTGACTACTACGCCGCCGGGATCACCTATTTCACTGTGCTGTCGCTGTTTCCGCTGCTGATGGTGGCGTTCGCGATCGCGGGTTTCGTGCTGCACAGCCACCCGGAATCGCTCGGCGAAATCCAGCAGAAGGTGATCGAGAACATCCCGGGCGAATTCGGTGACCAGGTCAACGATCTGATCGAGCAGGCCGTCGACTCCCGCGGCACCGTCGGCATCCTCGGCTTGCTCGGCGCGTTCTACGCGGGTCTGGGCTGGATGGCCAATCTGCGCGCGGCACTTACCGAACAGTGGGAACAGAAGACCGAACAAGCCAATTGGTTCCTCGCCAAACTCTCCGACCTCGGCGCCCTGGTCGGCCTGGCCCTCGCCTTCGGCGTCTCCCTCGGCCTGTCCGCCCTCTCCTCCAGCAACCTCGGCAAGAGCTTGCTGAGCAAGCTCGGCTTGGCTGACCTGCCCGGCGCCCGCCTGGCCCTCTCGCTCGTCTCGCTGGTCCTCGCGCTCCTCGCCACCTGGGCGGTCTTCGCCTGGATCATCGCCCGCCTGCCCCGTGAACCGATCTCCCTGGCCAGCGCCGCGAAAGCGGGCCTGATGGCCGCCGTCGCCTTCGAGATCTTCAAATTCGTCGCTTCGCTGTACTTGCGGACCGTGCTCCGCAGCCCCGCCGGCGCCACCTTCGGCTCCATCATCGGCCTCATGGTCTTCAGCTACGTCACCTACCGGATCATCCTCTTCGCCACCGCCTGGGCCGCCGAAGCCAGCGAAAACACCCCCACCACCGACGAATCCACCCCCACCCCGGCCCCCGCCATAATCCGCCCCCGCGTCATCACTCCCACCCTCCCCAAAGGCACCGGCCTCGCCCTCTTCAGCGCCGGCGCCCTCACCACCGCCGTCCTCTCCGCCCTGAGCCGCCGCCGGCGTTGA